In Stutzerimonas stutzeri, a genomic segment contains:
- a CDS encoding proton-conducting transporter membrane subunit, with amino-acid sequence MSSWLWLLVPLAPLLAGLGLLTLREHAVGWLWLGCVPALAMVIWPMPALDLPMLWEGVRWGAGDHLSRAWLGFTALLWGCAGVFASSSQQDDPRRLRFWTFWLLALSGNLLLIIATDALSFYLGFSAMSLSAYGLIVHQRGPGPRRAGRLYLQLAICGEMALLGGLMLRSHAADGDFAFAAWRTLPIDGLTLLLLLIGLGLKAGFWPLHVWLPLAHPAAPAPASAVLSGAMLKAGFLGLWRCLPEADPLLSDWADVLLAMGVFGAIYPALLGLCVGKAKAVLAYSSVSQMGYLVMLLALAWRHPEQLQAMTVVLMLYGVHHGLAKGALFLAAGLIHAGRLPRIGWLLLALPALAIMGLPLTSGGAVKTALKDVWHAGDFEGWLVWLSLSSLTTALLLIRALWLLRRDARDAPANRPPLPQLLPWALLSSGSLLLPWLWPALRAPMLHGLYPGGIWAALWPLLLASVLGGVALKRGWKVPARLANLPNPALTLSLLLRRLVLHPPMTIQTLHPNTSRWRQRERRWNRFWSTGALTMSAWLLAALLWLGWLW; translated from the coding sequence ATGAGTTCCTGGCTGTGGCTCCTCGTCCCGCTGGCGCCATTGCTGGCCGGCTTGGGCTTGTTGACGCTGCGCGAGCATGCCGTCGGCTGGCTCTGGCTCGGCTGTGTGCCGGCGTTGGCGATGGTCATCTGGCCCATGCCGGCGCTGGATCTGCCGATGCTCTGGGAAGGCGTACGCTGGGGTGCGGGTGATCACCTGAGCCGCGCCTGGCTGGGCTTCACGGCCTTGCTCTGGGGCTGCGCCGGGGTGTTCGCCAGCAGCAGCCAACAGGACGATCCGAGACGCCTGCGCTTCTGGACGTTCTGGCTGCTGGCGCTGTCCGGCAACCTGCTGCTGATCATCGCCACCGATGCGCTGAGCTTTTACCTCGGTTTTAGCGCCATGAGCCTTTCCGCTTACGGATTGATCGTGCATCAGCGCGGCCCGGGTCCACGCCGTGCCGGGCGGCTGTACCTGCAACTGGCGATCTGCGGCGAAATGGCCTTGCTCGGTGGGCTGATGTTGCGCAGCCATGCCGCCGATGGCGACTTTGCCTTTGCGGCCTGGCGGACACTGCCGATTGATGGCCTGACGTTGCTGCTGTTGCTGATCGGCCTCGGGCTGAAAGCCGGGTTCTGGCCGCTGCACGTGTGGCTGCCGCTGGCGCACCCGGCGGCGCCGGCACCGGCCAGTGCGGTGCTCTCCGGGGCGATGCTCAAGGCGGGCTTTCTCGGCCTCTGGCGCTGTTTGCCGGAAGCGGATCCGTTGCTGTCCGATTGGGCGGACGTGTTGCTCGCCATGGGCGTCTTCGGCGCCATCTACCCAGCACTGCTGGGCCTATGTGTAGGTAAGGCCAAGGCGGTGCTGGCCTATTCATCGGTCAGTCAGATGGGCTATCTGGTGATGCTGCTGGCGCTGGCTTGGCGACATCCCGAGCAACTTCAGGCGATGACCGTCGTGCTGATGCTCTACGGCGTCCATCACGGCCTCGCCAAGGGTGCGCTGTTTCTTGCGGCGGGCTTGATCCATGCCGGTCGTCTGCCGCGTATCGGCTGGCTGCTCTTGGCGCTGCCGGCCCTGGCGATCATGGGGTTGCCGCTGACCAGCGGCGGGGCGGTCAAGACAGCGTTGAAAGACGTCTGGCACGCCGGTGATTTCGAAGGTTGGTTGGTCTGGTTGAGCCTCAGCAGCCTGACTACTGCCCTGCTTTTGATTCGCGCGTTGTGGTTGCTGCGCCGGGATGCCCGCGATGCGCCAGCGAACCGTCCACCGCTACCTCAGCTGTTGCCCTGGGCGTTGCTCAGCAGCGGCTCGTTACTCTTGCCCTGGCTGTGGCCCGCCCTGCGCGCGCCGATGCTGCATGGCCTCTATCCGGGGGGCATCTGGGCCGCGCTATGGCCGCTACTGCTGGCATCGGTTTTGGGTGGCGTGGCCTTGAAAAGGGGCTGGAAGGTTCCGGCACGCCTGGCGAATCTACCCAACCCGGCGCTGACGCTCTCGCTGCTACTCCGACGTCTGGTGTTACACCCACCCATGACCATTCAAACACTCCACCCGAATACCTCGCGCTGGCGGCAACGGGAGCGCCGCTGGAACCGCTTCTGGAGCACCGGCGCGCTCACCATGAGCGCCTGGTTGCTGGCCGCTTTGCTGTGGTTGGGTTGGTTGTGGTGA
- a CDS encoding methyl-accepting chemotaxis protein: MNLTVKLKLGLSFAALTLIVLFVSILAMVELAKFNDTFSNYVEGVSVREELASGLLIATQRRAVAARNLVLVSTDADLQLEHAAVLEAHRDVQTHLSGLKAAVAQIHDAEAGKEKQLLAELERIEGLYGPVALGIVERAVNGQREEAILRITRDCIPLLRQLLAAGEAFMQHSRDVANAEVESGRADYEAQRNLMIGVCVLAVLLALGLGIGIVRSLLRTLGADPLDLSAAAHRVASGDMRNMPGIEQAPAGSVMASLGEMQRSLGELIGQVRRSAETISSAAEELSQSTEQASAGVVSQKLEVDQVATAIHEMAATVLGVARNSEEAASAALSADQQAQSGEATARQAVVQIKQLADEVAQSAAAMARLNSESERIGGVLDVIKSVADQTNLLALNAAIEAARAGDAGRGFAVVADEVRTLARRTQDATVEIQSLIEGLQRIAGESAKTMQGCSDLTERTVAGVNDTGAAVVDITRMIAAIQQMMQQIATAAEEQSAVAEEISRSVTRVRDIADLSAASAEQTAASSVELARLGGALTQQVRRFEI; encoded by the coding sequence ATGAACCTAACCGTGAAACTGAAGCTCGGCCTTAGCTTCGCCGCACTTACCCTCATCGTCCTGTTCGTTTCTATATTGGCGATGGTCGAGCTGGCCAAGTTCAACGATACGTTTTCCAACTACGTCGAGGGTGTGAGCGTCCGCGAGGAGCTGGCCTCTGGGTTGCTCATCGCAACGCAACGCCGTGCCGTTGCGGCACGCAATTTGGTGTTAGTGTCCACCGACGCCGATTTGCAGCTGGAACATGCCGCCGTGCTTGAGGCACACCGCGATGTGCAAACGCACCTCAGCGGCCTGAAGGCAGCCGTTGCTCAGATACATGACGCCGAAGCGGGCAAAGAAAAGCAGCTGCTTGCCGAGCTAGAGCGTATTGAAGGCCTGTACGGTCCGGTAGCTCTAGGCATAGTGGAGCGCGCCGTAAACGGCCAGCGCGAAGAAGCCATCCTGCGGATAACCCGCGACTGCATCCCCCTGCTCCGACAGCTGCTGGCGGCGGGCGAAGCCTTCATGCAACACAGCCGTGATGTGGCAAACGCCGAAGTCGAGTCTGGACGCGCTGATTATGAGGCCCAACGCAACCTGATGATCGGTGTCTGCGTGCTCGCGGTACTGCTCGCCCTGGGACTGGGTATTGGTATCGTCCGTAGCTTGCTGCGCACCCTCGGTGCCGATCCGCTCGATCTCTCCGCCGCCGCCCATCGCGTAGCTTCTGGCGACATGCGCAACATGCCGGGTATCGAGCAGGCGCCCGCTGGCAGCGTCATGGCTTCACTTGGAGAGATGCAGCGCAGCCTCGGCGAACTGATCGGCCAGGTGCGCCGGTCTGCTGAAACGATATCGTCCGCCGCTGAAGAGCTATCGCAGTCGACCGAACAAGCGAGCGCCGGCGTGGTCTCGCAAAAGCTAGAAGTCGATCAGGTGGCCACCGCCATTCACGAAATGGCCGCCACGGTTCTCGGAGTGGCGCGCAATTCCGAAGAAGCCGCCAGCGCGGCGCTTTCAGCCGACCAGCAAGCTCAATCAGGTGAGGCGACGGCACGTCAAGCGGTCGTGCAGATCAAACAGCTGGCCGATGAAGTGGCCCAGTCGGCCGCGGCAATGGCTCGCCTGAACAGCGAAAGCGAACGAATCGGCGGTGTGTTGGACGTCATCAAGTCGGTGGCCGATCAGACCAACCTGCTAGCCCTGAATGCTGCGATCGAAGCGGCACGCGCCGGCGATGCAGGGCGAGGTTTCGCCGTGGTGGCCGACGAGGTACGTACCCTTGCACGACGTACCCAGGACGCGACGGTGGAAATCCAGTCGCTGATCGAGGGGCTGCAACGGATCGCCGGTGAGTCCGCCAAAACCATGCAAGGCTGTAGCGACCTGACGGAGCGCACCGTTGCAGGCGTCAACGATACCGGCGCTGCAGTGGTGGATATCACCCGCATGATTGCAGCTATTCAGCAGATGATGCAGCAGATTGCGACCGCGGCCGAGGAGCAAAGCGCCGTGGCTGAAGAGATCAGCCGCAGCGTGACCAGGGTGCGGGATATTGCCGATCTGTCCGCTGCCTCCGCCGAGCAGACAGCCGCATCGAGCGTGGAACTAGCGCGGCTTGGTGGTGCTCTGACTCAACAGGTCCGGCGGTTCGAGATCTGA